One Jannaschia sp. GRR-S6-38 genomic window carries:
- a CDS encoding pyridoxamine 5'-phosphate oxidase family protein: protein MSDPWDALDTLLDHLWARLARGAADASDPFRFVALATAGAEGPEARMVGNRAADRAARRLEVHSDLRTAKVAALRRDPRATLLFWDAAAQLQLRVQLEMDLIPADPARWDRIPETPRLNYGTDPAPGTPVAAPETVTRTPDRARFVALSGRVRGMDAVSLAHDPHRRAHFAADGTGQWVAP, encoded by the coding sequence ATGAGTGACCCTTGGGACGCGCTCGACACGCTGCTCGACCATCTCTGGGCGCGCCTCGCGCGGGGGGCGGCGGACGCGTCGGACCCGTTTCGCTTCGTCGCGCTGGCCACCGCCGGGGCGGAGGGCCCGGAGGCGCGCATGGTCGGCAACCGCGCAGCGGACCGCGCCGCCCGCCGTCTGGAGGTCCATTCCGACCTGCGCACCGCCAAGGTCGCGGCGCTGCGCCGCGATCCGCGCGCCACGCTCCTGTTCTGGGACGCGGCGGCGCAGCTGCAATTGCGCGTCCAGCTGGAGATGGATCTGATCCCCGCCGATCCCGCCCGCTGGGACCGCATCCCCGAAACGCCGCGCCTGAACTACGGCACCGATCCCGCGCCCGGCACGCCTGTCGCCGCCCCCGAGACCGTGACCCGCACGCCGGACCGGGCGCGCTTCGTCGCCCTGTCGGGGCGGGTGCGTGGCATGGATGCCGTCAGCCTGGCCCATGATCCGCATCGCCGCGCGCATTTCGCGGCCGACGGCACCGGGCAATGGGTCGCGCCGTAA
- a CDS encoding flagellar motor protein MotB: MPGENARPIIIKKIKKVSGGGHHGGAWKVAYADFVTAMMAFFMLMWLLNATTEKQRKGLADYFSPTVAISRASGGGDGAMGGTSMMADAALVQVGRGGITSSATHGTTLEEAEFRAVEAALLGKGGDSLLDEEQLRHVTVRLSDEGLVIEFFDLPDRPLFEDNRPSPLLRGLLASVAPEVANRRNALAIDAHTAAEPVVTREPRAWSRSAARADAMRLILPEIGVADRRIARLTGHADRRPAAANPLSPRNNRVELTLLRGGR; the protein is encoded by the coding sequence ATGCCAGGCGAAAACGCGCGACCCATCATCATCAAGAAGATCAAGAAGGTCAGCGGCGGCGGCCATCACGGCGGCGCCTGGAAGGTCGCCTATGCCGATTTCGTGACCGCGATGATGGCCTTCTTCATGCTGATGTGGCTGCTGAACGCGACGACCGAGAAGCAGCGCAAGGGCCTCGCCGATTACTTCAGCCCGACCGTCGCGATCAGCCGCGCCTCGGGCGGCGGCGACGGCGCGATGGGCGGCACCTCGATGATGGCCGATGCCGCCCTGGTGCAGGTCGGCCGCGGCGGCATCACCTCGTCCGCGACTCACGGCACGACCTTGGAGGAGGCGGAGTTCCGCGCCGTCGAGGCGGCGCTTCTGGGCAAGGGCGGCGACAGCCTCTTGGACGAGGAACAGCTGCGGCATGTCACCGTGCGCCTCTCCGACGAGGGGCTGGTGATCGAGTTCTTCGACCTGCCCGACCGCCCGCTTTTCGAGGATAATCGCCCCAGCCCGCTTCTGCGCGGGCTCCTGGCCTCCGTCGCGCCCGAGGTCGCGAATCGCCGCAACGCGCTGGCCATTGACGCCCACACCGCCGCCGAACCCGTCGTCACCCGCGAGCCGCGGGCCTGGTCGCGCTCGGCCGCGCGGGCGGATGCGATGCGGCTCATCCTGCCCGAGATCGGGGTCGCCGACCGGCGCATCGCGCGCCTGACGGGGCATGCCGACCGCCGGCCGGCGGCTGCCAACCCCTTGTCGCCCCGAAACAATCGGGTCGAGCTGACGCTTCTACGCGGCGGCCGCTGA
- a CDS encoding flagellar hook protein FlgE: MTISSSLNAGVTGLNVNASRLATISDNIANSATFGYKRAIADFHSLVLDQSKGSYSAGGVRVTTGRMIDQRGTLVTTNNATDLAVSGRGMLPVTRSSAILEDGTTPEMLLTSTGSFRPDADGVLRTESGLVLLGWPATNDGVVPNFPRDTPGGLQPVRVDTNTYEGDPTTNVLLGVNLPATDTAAGSSGDPRELSLEYFGSLGQAETLDIAFTPNIPASGSSNEWTVEIRDQGQGGIVVGEFTVLFDDTRQNGGTIDTVTPLSAGSYDPATGLITIAALGGPIDIDIGRPLEAKGLSQLSDVFAPLSITKNGSPVGNLTTIEVDEKGLLSALYDTGFTKALFQIPVVDVPNPNGLKSLPNQTYDLSLESGPFYLWNAGEGPVGAMVGFAREESTTDVAGELTQLIQTQRAYSSNAKVIQTVDEMLQETTNIKR; this comes from the coding sequence ATGACGATCTCTTCCTCCCTCAATGCCGGGGTCACCGGTCTGAACGTCAATGCCAGCCGGCTGGCCACGATCTCGGACAATATCGCAAACTCCGCCACCTTCGGCTACAAGCGCGCGATCGCGGATTTCCACTCCCTCGTCCTCGATCAGAGCAAGGGCTCCTATTCCGCGGGCGGCGTGCGCGTGACGACCGGGCGCATGATCGACCAGCGCGGCACGCTGGTCACCACCAACAACGCCACCGACCTCGCCGTCTCCGGGCGCGGCATGCTGCCCGTGACGCGCAGCTCGGCCATCCTCGAAGACGGCACCACGCCCGAGATGCTGCTGACCAGCACCGGCTCGTTCCGGCCCGATGCCGACGGGGTGCTGCGCACCGAAAGCGGACTCGTCCTTCTGGGTTGGCCCGCGACGAATGACGGCGTCGTGCCGAACTTCCCGCGCGACACGCCCGGCGGCCTGCAGCCGGTCCGCGTCGACACCAACACCTACGAGGGCGACCCGACGACCAACGTGCTCCTGGGCGTGAACCTGCCCGCCACGGACACCGCCGCCGGATCGAGCGGCGACCCGCGCGAATTGTCGCTGGAATATTTCGGCAGCCTCGGCCAGGCCGAGACGCTTGACATCGCCTTCACGCCGAACATCCCCGCCAGCGGCAGCAGCAACGAATGGACGGTCGAGATCCGCGACCAGGGACAGGGCGGCATCGTCGTGGGCGAATTCACCGTCCTGTTCGACGACACGCGCCAAAACGGCGGCACGATCGACACGGTCACCCCGCTTTCGGCGGGCAGCTACGATCCCGCGACCGGGCTGATCACCATCGCCGCGCTGGGCGGCCCGATCGATATCGATATCGGCCGCCCGCTCGAGGCGAAGGGCCTGTCGCAGCTCTCCGACGTCTTCGCGCCGCTGTCGATCACCAAGAACGGCTCGCCCGTCGGCAATCTCACCACGATCGAGGTGGACGAGAAGGGCCTGCTCAGCGCGCTCTACGACACCGGATTCACCAAGGCGCTCTTCCAGATCCCCGTGGTCGACGTGCCCAACCCGAACGGCCTGAAATCGCTGCCGAACCAGACCTACGACCTCTCACTGGAAAGCGGGCCGTTCTACCTGTGGAACGCGGGCGAAGGGCCGGTCGGGGCCATGGTCGGTTTCGCGCGGGAGGAGAGCACAACCGATGTCGCGGGCGAATTGACCCAGCTCATCCAGACGCAACGCGCCTACAGCTCGAACGCGAAGGTCATCCAGACCGTCGACGAGATGCTGCAGGAAACCACCAACATCAAGCGCTGA
- a CDS encoding FlgK family flagellar hook-associated protein: MSLSSSLNNAVSGLGAASRRAETLSGNVAGADRPGYLLREAVPGPAGRDLTIRRVRDPGLAQMRRDAQAGAAAAERDRDFQLRLDAALGDPDRPGTLQDRLARLDAALVQAAGNPSAASFLESALRDADALTAEVNALGRLVAAERSTAETTIEDTVIRLNTDLEAVARLNADIMRLGNRGGDAADLLDRRDLLIDRISLQIPLRTLPREGGAVALVSRGGVMLLDARPARIEFSARALVTPEMELGAGLSGLTIDGREMIRGDDRSRIAGGGLEALFMLRDDTAPRAGARLDAFAAELVSRFAQPAVDPTLGVGQPGLFTDAGAAFDPAALAGLAGRMALNPLLDPEDPATHWRLREGLGAALPGPAGRSDQLLRLGAALRSPQAPATTGLTGRSLGFVDLAATLRSAVSADRLRAEDATETRQVQAADLAARKDGGAVDIDAEMQRLIEVEQAYAANARVIQVVGDMIQRLTEI; the protein is encoded by the coding sequence ATGAGCCTTTCCAGCTCCCTCAACAACGCGGTCTCGGGCCTCGGCGCCGCTTCCCGCCGGGCCGAGACGCTCTCGGGAAACGTCGCCGGCGCCGATCGCCCCGGCTACCTGCTGCGCGAGGCCGTGCCCGGCCCCGCGGGCCGCGACCTCACCATCCGCCGCGTCCGCGACCCCGGGCTCGCGCAGATGCGCCGCGATGCGCAGGCGGGCGCCGCGGCCGCCGAGCGGGACCGCGACTTCCAGCTACGGCTGGACGCGGCCCTGGGCGATCCCGATCGCCCGGGCACGCTGCAGGACCGGCTCGCCCGGCTCGACGCGGCGCTGGTCCAGGCGGCCGGCAACCCGAGCGCGGCCAGCTTTCTCGAAAGCGCGCTGCGCGACGCCGACGCGCTCACCGCCGAGGTCAACGCCCTCGGTCGCCTCGTGGCGGCGGAGCGTTCGACCGCCGAGACGACCATCGAGGACACGGTCATCCGGCTCAACACCGATCTCGAAGCCGTCGCGCGCCTAAATGCCGATATCATGCGTCTGGGCAATCGCGGCGGCGATGCCGCCGATCTGCTCGATCGCCGCGACCTGCTGATCGACCGGATCTCGCTGCAGATCCCCCTGCGCACCCTGCCGCGCGAGGGCGGCGCGGTCGCGCTGGTCAGCCGCGGTGGCGTCATGCTCCTCGATGCGCGGCCCGCGCGGATCGAGTTCAGCGCCCGCGCGCTGGTCACACCCGAGATGGAGCTCGGGGCCGGTCTCTCCGGCCTTACGATCGACGGGCGCGAGATGATCCGCGGCGACGACCGCAGCCGGATCGCGGGCGGCGGGCTCGAGGCGCTCTTCATGCTGCGCGACGACACCGCCCCGCGCGCCGGTGCGCGGCTCGACGCCTTCGCCGCCGAGCTCGTGTCGCGCTTCGCCCAGCCCGCGGTCGACCCCACACTGGGCGTCGGCCAGCCGGGGCTCTTCACCGATGCCGGCGCCGCCTTCGATCCGGCCGCACTGGCCGGCCTCGCGGGACGGATGGCACTGAACCCGCTGCTTGATCCCGAGGATCCCGCGACCCATTGGCGGCTACGCGAAGGGCTGGGCGCCGCGCTTCCCGGCCCGGCCGGTCGGTCCGACCAGCTCCTGCGCCTCGGAGCCGCGCTGCGCAGCCCGCAGGCGCCCGCGACGACCGGCCTGACGGGGCGCAGCCTCGGGTTCGTGGACCTGGCCGCCACGCTGCGCTCGGCCGTCTCGGCCGACCGGCTTCGCGCCGAGGACGCGACCGAAACCCGCCAGGTTCAGGCCGCCGACCTGGCCGCGCGAAAGGACGGCGGCGCCGTCGATATCGACGCCGAAATGCAACGCCTGATCGAGGTCGAGCAGGCCTATGCCGCCAATGCCCGCGTGATCCAGGTCGTGGGCGACATGATCCAGCGCCTGACGGAGATCTGA
- a CDS encoding flagellin: MDLTHAWTPPPVIADPGRATRARIDRLSAELGSGRRADLGRALRSDFSALARAAHDFGTAEARRVALSNAADWTGRMQLAAGFVADRSADLFTRAISALGQAAPTAIGPLATEAEGSLRDMMAALNGQQGGRALFGNGDPDGAPLGAPDDLLAALRPIAAGALDPDALLLAFDDFFAPGGTFETDHLADFPVDAVAFPTGQGRAIPIAVDLDEPALRAALRDAALLALLPEAAAAAAPADRAALARDLAERMSTTAGGLTEMRARIGTVEARIADARGALDREASALERSLSESTAADSYETATRLQAEMTRLESIYAITARRARLTLTGYLR, from the coding sequence ATGGACCTGACCCACGCATGGACCCCGCCGCCCGTCATCGCCGATCCCGGGCGCGCCACCCGCGCCCGGATCGACCGGCTATCGGCCGAACTCGGAAGCGGACGGCGCGCAGATCTGGGACGCGCCCTGCGGAGCGACTTTTCCGCTCTGGCGCGCGCCGCCCATGATTTCGGAACGGCCGAAGCGCGGCGCGTGGCGCTTTCCAACGCGGCCGATTGGACGGGGCGGATGCAGCTGGCGGCGGGCTTCGTCGCCGACCGCTCCGCCGACCTTTTCACCCGCGCGATCTCGGCGCTGGGCCAGGCCGCGCCAACTGCGATCGGCCCCCTGGCCACCGAGGCCGAGGGCAGCCTGCGCGACATGATGGCAGCATTGAACGGCCAGCAGGGGGGGCGGGCGCTCTTCGGAAACGGCGATCCGGACGGCGCGCCGCTCGGGGCCCCCGACGATTTGCTGGCCGCGCTGCGTCCCATCGCGGCCGGGGCGCTCGATCCCGACGCGCTGCTCCTGGCGTTCGACGATTTTTTCGCGCCCGGCGGCACGTTCGAAACCGATCACCTCGCCGATTTCCCGGTCGATGCCGTGGCCTTCCCGACGGGCCAAGGTCGCGCCATCCCGATCGCGGTCGATCTGGACGAGCCGGCGCTGCGCGCGGCGCTGCGCGACGCAGCCCTCCTGGCTCTTCTCCCCGAGGCGGCCGCCGCCGCAGCGCCTGCGGACCGTGCCGCGCTCGCGCGCGATCTCGCGGAGCGGATGTCCACGACCGCCGGCGGATTGACCGAGATGCGCGCGCGGATCGGCACGGTCGAGGCGCGCATCGCCGATGCACGCGGCGCGCTCGATCGCGAGGCCTCGGCGCTGGAGCGGTCATTGTCCGAGAGCACCGCCGCCGATTCCTACGAGACGGCGACGCGGCTTCAGGCCGAGATGACGCGCCTCGAATCGATCTATGCCATCACCGCGCGCCGCGCCCGCCTGACGCTGACCGGGTACTTGCGGTGA
- a CDS encoding flagellar basal body P-ring protein FlgI, whose amino-acid sequence MVAAAQSVRIKDLAEFDGVRGNDLVGYGLVVGLNGTGDGLRNAPYTEEIMQNILERLGVNVTGEQFRPRNVASVIVTAALPPFARSGGRIDVTVSAIGDADSLLGGTLVMTPLTAADGEVYAVAQGTVISGGVSATGEAATVIEGVPTAGVVPAGGRVEREVDFDFTQMTQIRLALREPDFTTAARVEAAVNAGLGRGVARMLDAGTILVDIARTGRPSPAHALSAIENIAVQPEHRARVVVDQASGTIVMGRDVRISQVAVSQNNLTLRIEEAPIVVQPNPFSEGETVAVPRTGVALQEEPGPGLALVEGGTTLSDVIAGLNALGVSARDMIDILKSIKAAGALHAEFVVR is encoded by the coding sequence ATGGTTGCGGCGGCGCAATCGGTCCGGATCAAGGATCTGGCCGAGTTCGATGGCGTGCGCGGCAACGACCTGGTGGGGTACGGGCTGGTCGTCGGGCTGAACGGCACCGGCGATGGGCTGCGCAACGCCCCCTATACCGAGGAGATCATGCAAAACATCCTCGAGCGGCTGGGCGTCAACGTCACGGGCGAGCAGTTCCGGCCGCGAAATGTCGCATCGGTGATCGTCACCGCCGCGCTGCCGCCCTTCGCCCGCAGCGGCGGGCGCATCGACGTCACCGTCTCGGCCATCGGCGATGCCGACAGCCTGCTGGGCGGCACGCTGGTGATGACGCCGCTGACCGCGGCCGATGGCGAGGTCTATGCCGTCGCGCAGGGTACCGTGATTTCGGGCGGCGTTTCTGCCACGGGCGAAGCCGCCACGGTGATCGAGGGCGTGCCCACCGCCGGCGTCGTCCCGGCCGGCGGGCGGGTCGAACGGGAGGTGGATTTCGATTTCACGCAGATGACCCAGATCCGGCTGGCCCTGCGCGAGCCCGATTTCACCACCGCCGCCCGGGTCGAGGCGGCGGTCAACGCGGGGCTCGGGCGCGGTGTCGCGCGCATGCTAGACGCGGGCACGATCCTCGTCGACATCGCGCGGACGGGTCGCCCCTCGCCGGCGCATGCGCTCAGCGCGATCGAGAACATCGCCGTCCAGCCCGAGCATCGCGCGCGGGTCGTGGTCGACCAGGCGTCCGGCACGATCGTGATGGGCCGCGACGTCCGCATCTCGCAAGTTGCGGTGTCGCAGAACAACCTGACCTTGCGGATCGAGGAGGCGCCGATCGTCGTACAGCCCAACCCCTTCAGCGAAGGCGAGACCGTCGCCGTCCCGCGCACCGGCGTCGCCCTGCAGGAGGAGCCAGGCCCGGGCCTCGCCCTCGTCGAAGGCGGCACGACCCTGTCGGACGTGATCGCGGGGCTCAACGCGCTGGGCGTTTCGGCCCGCGACATGATCGACATCCTGAAGTCGATCAAGGCGGCGGGCGCCCTGCATGCCGAATTCGTGGTGCGCTAG